The DNA window ACCAGATGGTGGATTGGTGCATTACgaaattggagaaactgttgGAGTCGCCACAGTCAGATACTGTGTACTGTGACCAGCTTCAGAAGTATATCTTGATCATCACACATTCGCTCTCAGGTGCAAGTTTACTGTTCGACCCTGAGTTTAATGAATTGACAAGGGGTAAAACCGCTTCAAGAGGGGTGAGGTTGGCGACCTGGGATGATGACGAACTGGGCGCGGAGGCGACAGACGGGCACGCTCCGAAGTTGACCGCTGGTGCAGATGATGATCTCGCCAGGGATGAGGAGAGCGCCGATGTGGTCAACAAAGACACAAGCCCAGAAGACATCCTCATTTTCGATGCTGATGACATCAATGGTGATAATGCCTCTGAGGTTCCCTCGGGGATATGCACGCCAGCAGTACCTGACACCGATGACAATGATATTTCAGACGACCTATGCTGTGTTAATAAAAGTACCggtttcaagaaactgaacatCTTTGCCTGCAACTACTGTTTTGGTCAAACTGAAGCAGAAAAGTTGCGGAACCCATTGTATTTTGAAGTGCACAAGATCAGGGACAGGATCGGGGGTCTTCTCCACAAGGTATACTTGTTTTTAATCGAGCACCACGAAAACAATACAATCATGAACCAAATCATACTCCATGGTATGAAAGTATTTTTCACCGATGTTGGACAGGAAACTGTTTTTAACGAGGACTCGACAGCAACTTTGGATTGcgatttcttggaaaatATCCAGTCCTTGGCACATGTGGACAAACCGTACACTCGAACGTTATTTGCAATCAAAATCAACGAATACCACCAGAGTCGCGTCATGCTACACTCAACAAATCGTTATCCCTCTAgattggaaaaaaaattgcttATGGACATCATTTCTTTGTCAATTTCCATATATCCGGATGTTTACAAGCCAGCGCAAGGAACCCTTGTACATTGTATGAAGCAAGTAATTGGATCTTATGCGACAATAATGGGTGTTGTCATGACGTCTTTAAGGGAAGGTGTAAAAACCCAATCGCACAAGAAAATCGAAGTTGTGCTGAAATTACTCTTGGTGAAGAAGATTCATCGGAAGATTATGTCagatttcaaaaatttgaaagatCTGGTCTTGTTGCTCATCGAATGTTGTAATATCAACGAACTTGATGTTGGTGTTCTTGCCGAGCGTTTACTGCTTAACATTGTCGGTGGACTGAAGATTCCTTCCAGTATTTGCGTCCACGATGAAAGGATGTTCACACCGATCGCACCGACTGACCAGTACATGGCTGCAAGGGTGAAGGCTATCAGGGAATCTAAGGACAACAAACGTCAGTACTACTTACAGTTGTTGACAAGTCTGCAAGAAACTCTACTGGATGTGCTAAACAAGCAAAATAAAGCAACGTGGAAAATTCCAATTATTCTAGTAAGATTTCTCAGTAGACTACAGTCCAGTCTAGAGATATCTACAAATGTCAAAGCCGTTTCCCTACTCCACGAACAAACAAGGGAAAAGCACCCAGATATGGTCCATTTGGTAGTTAGATCTTACCTTGGGATATtcaacaaaatattttccttGTCTGACTACAAGTACGACATCTCTAATGCGTATCGAAGCAGTTTTGATCCATCCTTTGTGGAGGTGATTCAGTCATCAGAAATtgatttcaaaaagaagttcCAAGCTGAAATGAATAACTTGGAGCATCCAAACTTCTTTATTGATTGTCGCCCGTTTGTAGGTTGGTTATGTTGGGGACGAGAGatgaaagtgttgaaggCTGAACCTGTCCAAATCAACTTGAAGCAAGAAGACATCAATGCTGTGAACTGCTTGGGTTCATTGGTGAGCAAGCAATGGCTAATAGATGTTACGACAACACTGGTCCAAGATAACGAGAGTCGTACTGTCTTCAGCAGCGGTAACGTTTCATTTTTCGTTTTGATGATTATTTTGATCACCGAAAAGCATACTACAGCGATTACTTTGAATGACTTGTTCGATCTCTGTACCAAATACTACGATCGATACGACAAAGCAGCAATGATTATGTCTGTAGAAATCTTTTCCAGTTTGCTCTGTGGTGATAAGTACATGGCTAAGGATGAGTTGAAGGCTCGTAATACGTTTGCCTCCaggtttttgaaagattgTTTGAATAACGAACTGAACCAGGATGCCTTTGAAATTTGGAGCACGTTCTGTTGGTGGATTCCTACGCTCTACGACATCAGAAGATGTCCACCACTGTTTGAAATCTTCTCTCATGTCGAGACCGTGCTTGATAGTAATTCTGACGCAGCTGCACATCAAGCTTacaagttgttgatgttgcGGAGTATCGCTATCGGTACAGAGTTTAGATCTCCTGATATGAGTCACGTCATAGACACACTTATTTTTGACCACCCGTACGATCAAGTGCGGGAAGCCGTTGCGAAGTTATTTGTTACGTTGATTCAGAACATGTGCTACCCATCTATGGACAGTCCCAAGGCGTTGTTAGAAGCCGAGATGAGTGCTGACGGGTTAGGTCTGCCAATGAAATGGGCAACATCTAAAATTGACACCGTGATCAAGAGGCATTTCCAATTGATCTCTGAGGAGTACACTTTGCATATAAGGGGCAAAGATCTAACCCCGCAAGAAAGCATCAAGACGAGATACTTTTACCTATCCTCGACAATGTACTATTGGACAACCGAGATGATAAAGGGACCCAATAAAGTCATTCTTTTCCCTTACCTTGTGGATTACATTATTCCATTTTTATTACGTTTGATCTTACAAAAGGAAACCTGCCAGTTGGCAGGCATCGATGCAGCCACCATCTTCCTTGGGATCGCGTACTTGCCTGTTCGTGATAAGGAGATGTGTTCAATTGCCGCACTAATGTGTGCCAAACCGAGTAAGAAGGAATCCTCCCACCaactgaaattgaaactaAGCTTTATCCAGTTCTTCCTGTCTGCACATCTGTTGCGACTAGACcaggaacaaaaaaatatcatcATGGAGTTTATAGTGACCAACTTGTACAACGACAAGCTCGTTGAGGTAAGAGACCGTGCGGCCGATGTACTATCAGATATTGTCCACAACATTGAGTCCGAGCAAGCGCTGATCCAGCTGATATCGCGCTTCTCCTCCAAGCTGGATGGTCTGACCTGGGAACAAAAACAGGAGCATTCGAAAACAGACTCGCGCATTCACGGAAGCGTCATCGGTCTTGGTGCCATCATATCTGCCTTCCCCTACGTGTTCCCCTTGCCCAGATGGATTCCTGAGCAGCTGAGCAGACTGTCGTCGTGGGCCCGAACCAACGGTGTCGCGGGCGCCTCTGCAAAGGCCATAATTGCCGAATTCAAGAAAGTGAGAACGGACACGTGGCAATTCGATAGGACGGTGTTCACAAGCGATGAACTGGAGGATTTGGAAGGTGTCATGTGGAGGAGCTACTACGCGTAGTGCAGCGGATCCGCCGGACCCGCTACCCATTGCCCGTTGCCCGTTGCCCGGACGCTAGATGCCGTTCCTCTGTTTTAATTTCGGAAGCGGAAAAACTTCGAATAAAATATTGATGTTTCTTTGTGTGGGAAATTCGCGATAGTTTGCATTTGGTTTACAGTTGGTGTACGGCTAAGAGTTTCACCCCATTCATATCGCTTTATCAATtaacttcaatttctgtGTATTAACTCGTTGATTGGAAAAAGCAGAGCAAATTATCCTGAGGTTTTAGTGCTTTTTTATCTTTCTCGATTTAGCTTCGCAACTGATTATTTCCCTCCCCTTCTCTCACTGTTCCAATTGCCAATCGGTGTAGATATATCACAAACATACGTATAACACATAGAGACACAGTTCAGATAGAATTAAGATGTCTGCCTCGGGGGAAAATAGCAAACAATATGACAGTATCATGAAGGTGTTGCTAATTGGTGATTCCGGTGTTGGGAAATCGTGTTTACTGGTCCGTTTCGTGGAGGATAAATTCTCTCCGTCGTTCATTACCACCATTGGGATAGATTTCAAGATTAAAACGGTCGATATCAATGGAAAGAAGATCAAGCTACAACTGTGGGACACTGCCGGGCAAGAACGGTTCAGAACAATTACCACGGCGTACTACCGTGGGGCCATGGGGATCATTCTTGTGTACGACGTCACCGATGAACGGACATTTGAGAACGTCAAGAATTGGTTCAAGACCGTGAGCGACCACGCTACTGACGACGCACAACTTCTGTTGGTTGGGAACAAATGTGACATGGACACAAGACTGGTCACACATGAACAAGGTGAGGCCCTGGGGAAGGAATTGGGGATTCCATTTGTGGAAGCAAGCGCAAAGGACGACACAAACGTCAACGAGGTGTTCTTTACGCTGGCAAAGCTTATTCAAGGAAGACTCGATAGCCAAAGTGCGGCCGACAGCACGGCTGGCCGCGGAAACAGTAAGGGCGGTGTGAATATTAACGAAAACGGCAAGAAAAGCTCCTCGAATTGCTGTTGAGTACTGTCACTATCTACTGTTCCCTTGTTTTTCTCAGGCAACTGCCCCTCTCCTCTCCCATCTCTCACACACTCACGCACGCACGTATAAGCAAATTTGTGTCGTGTAATTGTTCAAATGGTTATCAGTGACGGAAACGGTACAGACTTTAAAACCATCATGTCTGCCACGTAAGTATATGTGCATAAagtatgtatatatatatgtgtgtgtgtgtataaGTACATCAAACTGTCCAATATGTCCAGCGACTTAAAGGTCGAAATCGCACGTCAAATACaatatgaaaaaaaaataatatataaaaaagaagtagaagaagaagcatATTCATTGCTGGTTACTTCCTCGATTTTGGGAGATAAAAGGGGATCCTGGGGATGTCTCTCGTTGGTTTTGAGCGAAACAAAGATAAGAGTGAATATACTCCGTTATATTCGATGTTGTCCACTCACAGTTCACGGGGCAACGAAGCCAGAAAGCACAGTAGCATACCGAGCGCTTCAAATAAGTTAGCAAAATCGGGCGGTTCCAAAACAGATGAGGAAGAGAGCGAGATGGGTGGGACTGCACACGGTGTGCATCTTTGGAATAGACTGTTTTCACGTCTATCCCACAGCGGTAAAACAAATGAGGATGCGGAGTGTGAAGTGCCCGTTAAGGATGCAAAGCGCCAAAGGGACCAAGACACGTTACTCATACCtagaaagaagaaaagaccCGCCAATGAAGCGGAGATGGGTATTGAACCCAAACGACAAGAAGTGAATGATAAAAAGCTAAATCTTTCTAAGGATCCGTTTGGCTGGAATAAGTGGGAAACAACCGAGATTGGATCATCGAACAAGAAGGCTGATTACGGTACAAcattttttaaaagaaaaacccTAACGAAATATAAAAATGGTATTGACGATGCCGATGTAATTTTACGATCTGAATCTGATGAACTGGCCTGCCTAAGAGAAATCTTCAACGGCGAGTATTGTATTCCGAAAGTCATTGCTGATGAACGGAAACATCAGTTACAATTACTAAACCGAGATAAACAGGTCATGGAGCCGTCTTCGACTAGCAAATGGAGGAACTCAGTGGTGATGTTGACCGAAAAAATCAGAAATATACTACTACTAGAGGGGCATACTTCCAAAGAATCACAAGACAATGACGTGGTATTTGTaaaggagaaaaaaataccgTCATTAGAGGAGAAACGTCAAAGGTATCAtgacaacaagaaattaTTCGATAAGAAACTATCAAACTTAGAGAATGAGTTTAAAAATTACAGAGAATTGACCCAGGAAAGAAGGAGAATTCAGGAAAGCATAAGACAGAAGAGAGAATCAGCTGGAAAGGCCAATATTattccaactttgaaggaaaaagattTGAGACATATTCAAAGTACTCtagaaagaaaagacgCTGCTGTGTTATATAACAAGGAGAATATTGAGGTGGGCATCAGAGATTTCAAGACTCTAGCGCCAAGGAGGTGGCTAAATGACACGATAATTGAGTTTTTCATGAAATTCATTGAAAACAATACCGAGAACACTGTAGCcttcaactcttttttCTATACAAGTCTCTCTGAACGTGGATACCAAGGTGTCAGAAGGTggatgaaaagaaagaaggtCACTATCGATAAACTGgataaaatttttgttcCGATAAACTTAAAGCAATCGCACTGGGCACTTGGACTGATAGATCTGAGGAGGGAGAGAATAGTTTACGTTGACTCACTGACGAATGGACCTAGTGCGATAAGTTTTGCCATCCTGAATGACTTGAAAATATACATCAGCGAGGAAAGTGGTCAGAAAATAGGcgaaaattttcagctGGTTCATGCAGACTGCCCTCAACAACCAAACGGCTTTGATTGTGGGATTTACGTGTGCATGAACACACTATATTTGTCAACGGACTCAGAATTAACTTTCTCTGCAAAGGATGCCGTAAAAATGAGATACTATATAGCGGGTCTGATATTATCTGGCGGTGATAAGTAGTCAGGAAGTATAtgtagaaaaaaaacatgCATATTTGAGAATCTCGAAGCGAACTCAAAGACTCTATCGTCAGTATTGAGAGGCAGGAGCACAAATTCCACTGTTATGTAGGCTGGTTTGATaccttctcttctttgttACTACTTTCCGATTCATTGTGAGGAGATTTATGTTCCTCTAATTTATCTAAACTACTTTCGGTGCTTGCTTCCTCCTTTAAACTATCACTAATTTCGTTTGGCTCCGTTTTATCTTTCGCCTCCTT is part of the Huiozyma naganishii CBS 8797 chromosome 4, complete genome genome and encodes:
- the KNAG0D02650 gene encoding Rab GTPase family protein (similar to Saccharomyces cerevisiae SEC4 (YFL005W); ancestral locus Anc_8.70), producing MSASGENSKQYDSIMKVLLIGDSGVGKSCLLVRFVEDKFSPSFITTIGIDFKIKTVDINGKKIKLQLWDTAGQERFRTITTAYYRGAMGIILVYDVTDERTFENVKNWFKTVSDHATDDAQLLLVGNKCDMDTRLVTHEQGEALGKELGIPFVEASAKDDTNVNEVFFTLAKLIQGRLDSQSAADSTAGRGNSKGGVNINENGKKSSSNCC
- the KNAG0D02640 gene encoding uncharacterized protein (similar to Saccharomyces cerevisiae BLM10 (YFL007W); ancestral locus Anc_8.69) — its product is MKRSRQSTVSPNKRGKVAEVPRDSRQGGSLFQQRLERYALDIAVDGVPSELYNTGSSHFTRLDPPKFNPASHLPYRVPDVTVQSKYLCHVVVNLYAAISSLDIQGIVALNARDLAEDGSLGAVDINESDIATFDEAEENDDEEQQMMMAFADESGDVAEYIDELTAPDFNVSGKITERSESIVNVNHWTNELRNCLNSGVVPMPLTLRAALTTVYYHLALTQGQKIYRQLHVEILELLVNTDDSGTNFTKLLRDNGLVLDHTPMFQFLTQFLPYPDADFARYDIQSRDDLQLFRLLLKLAHLARPFFKEDAGEPILSDTLDFLLASFAPSTMSMVLPIINSYVPYHYSTTAGRDNILTYFPVFFSIWSSVSPGVAIDTHMYDFVGSVAEDFHERFLLEDQAHNTDTWSRDHFSEYGLFTPTQMSFLFNRLQGHLRADGQIHSYSRTVRPFVYSINPHNNTAFWRKLISLVKSIETFVHPSNTGFWTRPIAKFVHAFIKMYHGRRQRELLCDHTPHFALTNECHSKITSVFVEVLFTGSQNKTADVANYYISSMAYLLDLKPSNQHIIFDRVLTDIYDALAGEYIHSRHRIIASLKQFTRIVRYMTLHKIYRIHITNIMSLLVAKIDLNDINLTSNLLNGIVSITSFVPLEAATTTLPAGEDTLTFESHTLPFIEAHFIHLKCAKSTPELDTQKGADLEKLFNASTTIFENILRVYVEKLFHFVDVELEEAFITKLNQTTLLMIESMDNRTFKVYSELFQRVFWDNDAFREKDPNYELVSVALSAIVKRDPASAAPLIRTIFFNVKQQIERGAASVRSSSEIQKRDIRLVMFLNSLNDVLRQSHEALISIEDELIEFMKYLFGNVTNPPLDVITSIIVHSSLATLTTTELTEARLFPEESTLSTSEKWGALQFDERRFQIQDLLWHVPSKQEIDVAVNILNQMVDWCITKLEKLLESPQSDTVYCDQLQKYILIITHSLSGASLLFDPEFNELTRGKTASRGVRLATWDDDELGAEATDGHAPKLTAGADDDLARDEESADVVNKDTSPEDILIFDADDINGDNASEVPSGICTPAVPDTDDNDISDDLCCVNKSTGFKKLNIFACNYCFGQTEAEKLRNPLYFEVHKIRDRIGGLLHKVYLFLIEHHENNTIMNQIILHGMKVFFTDVGQETVFNEDSTATLDCDFLENIQSLAHVDKPYTRTLFAIKINEYHQSRVMLHSTNRYPSRLEKKLLMDIISLSISIYPDVYKPAQGTLVHCMKQVIGSYATIMGVVMTSLREGVKTQSHKKIEVVLKLLLVKKIHRKIMSDFKNLKDLVLLLIECCNINELDVGVLAERLLLNIVGGLKIPSSICVHDERMFTPIAPTDQYMAARVKAIRESKDNKRQYYLQLLTSLQETLLDVLNKQNKATWKIPIILVRFLSRLQSSLEISTNVKAVSLLHEQTREKHPDMVHLVVRSYLGIFNKIFSLSDYKYDISNAYRSSFDPSFVEVIQSSEIDFKKKFQAEMNNLEHPNFFIDCRPFVGWLCWGREMKVLKAEPVQINLKQEDINAVNCLGSLVSKQWLIDVTTTLVQDNESRTVFSSGNVSFFVLMIILITEKHTTAITLNDLFDLCTKYYDRYDKAAMIMSVEIFSSLLCGDKYMAKDELKARNTFASRFLKDCLNNELNQDAFEIWSTFCWWIPTLYDIRRCPPLFEIFSHVETVLDSNSDAAAHQAYKLLMLRSIAIGTEFRSPDMSHVIDTLIFDHPYDQVREAVAKLFVTLIQNMCYPSMDSPKALLEAEMSADGLGLPMKWATSKIDTVIKRHFQLISEEYTLHIRGKDLTPQESIKTRYFYLSSTMYYWTTEMIKGPNKVILFPYLVDYIIPFLLRLILQKETCQLAGIDAATIFLGIAYLPVRDKEMCSIAALMCAKPSKKESSHQLKLKLSFIQFFLSAHLLRLDQEQKNIIMEFIVTNLYNDKLVEVRDRAADVLSDIVHNIESEQALIQLISRFSSKLDGLTWEQKQEHSKTDSRIHGSVIGLGAIISAFPYVFPLPRWIPEQLSRLSSWARTNGVAGASAKAIIAEFKKVRTDTWQFDRTVFTSDELEDLEGVMWRSYYA
- the ULP1 gene encoding SUMO protease ULP1 (similar to Saccharomyces cerevisiae ULP1 (YPL020C); ancestral locus Anc_8.72); protein product: MSLVGFERNKDKSEYTPLYSMLSTHSSRGNEARKHSSIPSASNKLAKSGGSKTDEEESEMGGTAHGVHLWNRLFSRLSHSGKTNEDAECEVPVKDAKRQRDQDTLLIPRKKKRPANEAEMGIEPKRQEVNDKKLNLSKDPFGWNKWETTEIGSSNKKADYGTTFFKRKTLTKYKNGIDDADVILRSESDELACLREIFNGEYCIPKVIADERKHQLQLLNRDKQVMEPSSTSKWRNSVVMLTEKIRNILLLEGHTSKESQDNDVVFVKEKKIPSLEEKRQRYHDNKKLFDKKLSNLENEFKNYRELTQERRRIQESIRQKRESAGKANIIPTLKEKDLRHIQSTLERKDAAVLYNKENIEVGIRDFKTLAPRRWLNDTIIEFFMKFIENNTENTVAFNSFFYTSLSERGYQGVRRWMKRKKVTIDKLDKIFVPINLKQSHWALGLIDLRRERIVYVDSLTNGPSAISFAILNDLKIYISEESGQKIGENFQLVHADCPQQPNGFDCGIYVCMNTLYLSTDSELTFSAKDAVKMRYYIAGLILSGGDK